Genomic segment of Pochonia chlamydosporia 170 chromosome 1, whole genome shotgun sequence:
AAGACATGAAGGATGCCAAACTGGAGCCTCTTCCTAAGCGGGTATTAAATACACGTGCGGGTTTATACCTGCTCTGGAGATATATGGTGTTTAGCAGGTCGGAGGATGAGTTCAATAAAGCCTGGTCCCAGCTTCAAGAGACATTCCAACATCAGGAGCGGATTTTGAGGTACCTTAAGGACACATATTTGCCTTTGAAGAAAGAGTGGGCTTGCTGCTATACTCGCCATTATAGAAACTTCGGTTTTCTTACGACAGCACCAGCAGAGTCAAATCATCATTCTTTGAAGACCTACCACTTATCCCTCCAGTCCGACCTCCCTGATGtggaagaagcagcagctaGTCAAACAAGGGACAAACGCCAGCTGTACAAAGGCAAAATACAGCAAGCGAATAACACCATTCGAAATCAGTTCTCAGGGAGAGaatggcttggccagctgcctcTAAGGGTTACTCGCTGGGCTCTAGACCAGCTGAACAGGATCCACATGTATATGGAGTCAAGTCAGGTTCTGAAAAAGCCGTTATCAGCTTGTACAGGCTCTACCAAGGCCCAATACGGCTTACCCTGTGCTCGTAGACTCTTGGAGTTGGCTTGTCATGACGAGCCACTAAAGAAGGAGGACTTAGATCGGTTTTGGCACATCAAGCGttctcgagaaattgacgaCCCTCTTCTACAGGTACAACGCCCACCAATGGGAATACCCAAAGGTCGACCACGAAACggcgaaccatttggcaacgaGCATGCAACTTCTCGTCATCAACTTGCTCCCCAAAGCACAACACGAAGCGGTGTTCAGAGATCTGCACGTCGTAGCTACTCAATTCGAGCTTGGGAGAAGtctcgacgaggaggatgcaACTGActtacaagaccaacaaaaACATCCCCATAAACGTATGAAGATTGCGGATGCTGTAACAACTCGAGTtactcgtcaacaggcaaagAGGCAAAGAGGCAAAGAGCCAGGTACAGTCCAACTAAACAGCACAATCTTCCAAAAACAGTGAAGGATTGTGACATAAACGGCTCTCCGCCATCCAAAGCAAAGGGAAATGAAAAGGTTGGCGATATTATTATAGTAGCAACGGATTAGAAACCCGCCTAAACGAGGCGAGAATTGCAATGGTAGCATGTAATTACCTTACTGCAGACTTTGACAGCACAAATTCGATCGGGGCATTATCGGAGACAGGCTGTGGCTGAATatgggggggtgcgtccggatagagatttgggtgcgtccaAATAGAGACTGTCAACCTGAAACTGCACCTGGCAGATGTTTGGAGCCGTAGGAGCTGCGTGTCAATCTATTTTGAGGCTAGCCCTCCAACATGCAATGATATCACCTAGTTCAATACCTACCCCTTCTGAGTCAACATCTAATTCCTTTTCACCCAATAATTTGAGCTGCCGGCCATGAGTAGGGACAACAAACCCAAGAGGAATATCGTCATTCTCCCTTCCATTTACGTTCAGGTTGCTAAAATATGGCGCCGAGTCGGAGGGTAGCCGCACGTCTAATTGATTCgcaacagccaccagcccTTCAAGCAGGAGTTCTGACAATGGATATGCCGTCACCTGATGAAGAATTTGGCAACCCCGCCAAAGGGTTCGTTCCGCGGATGATGACGTGCTAACAAGACCGATGAGGGTTATGGTGCATGTGTAGGCGAAAAGGAGGGCAGTCAGGGAGCTTTGGCGATGGGAAGGGTACTGAGTCAGATGTCGATCAACATGCTTTATGATGCTTTGGCAGTGTTGGACGCAAACATTGTTGGGACTATCCAGAGAGGAGTGCATTTGAGTATGCCAACGTTGCTGGAGTCGCGCGATGTTGGCGGCCACCACGTGGTGATATGCCCTGGAATCTAGTATGAGGTCAAGGTTATTGATTGCAGCACAGCAAGTCACTCACCACAAATGGCAATGCTCGAAGTGGTGCTTCCCTTGGtattcttcttccttggGTAACTTGGATTGGAGCGTCTGCAGCTCACGGTATAGCTGAGCTAGTTGCAAACTGCCAGTTCTGGTTCCATCTTGAAGATCATGTCTTACGTCACAATCCATGGCCTTATTGAAGATTTCGGATAAATCACAAGCATATCCCAGTGCCATATCCTCCTTTTCGTAACCAAGCCGGGCAGGGATTGACTCTCCTGCCTCAAGTTCACTCTGGGAATCATCCTTCATCCCATCGACAAGTCTGAGCGGCCGAGGCAAATCAGGTGTAGGAAAGAGAGATGACCGAAAATACACGGAGGAACAGATGCTGCGATAATGTGAGCGTCGTGACTAAACGATCCAATGACAATGTATAGAACAGCTAGGAGGTCACTAAACTAACCTGTCGAAGCAGAACATGCCCCAAACAGCTTTAGAAATGGCTCGACGGCTGTCAGCTGCATAAGAGGTATTTGAAAGCGCTCGTTTAATGTTTGGCATCATGCGCTCCATCATTTCGTGGCCTGCAGCTCGAAACATGCTTCCCGCCCGGTCTCGTCCCAAACAGCAGCAGTATGAAAACATGACGAAGAGGGCCTGTGCCGTCGAGAGCGAAGCCCGTCCAGCTTCCAAGTCAAGTAGTCGTTTTGCTTCGGTGAAAAAGGCCAGGCCTAGCCCCCGATTGGTTAATGCGTAATGTAACTAGATATTCATGGTTAGTATCACGGACTATCTGCACACCGGCAACGACTCTTACTGCCGTAATGGCGCAAATAGAATTAACTAGCAACAGGGAACAAAACCATCCATTTCGAGGCAGCCAGGGTTGAAAGCAACTCCACTCAATCCACGCAGTGGATCCACTCGTGGATTCCACGTCCACTCCACTGGCAATAATCCTAGTGGATTGGCTAATCCACTGAGTCCACTGGACGATGTCGTGGGTGGATTGGGTGGATTAGGAGAGGAGCAGTTAAGCCCGCTCATACATTTTCGCAGAGTAACCCTAACAGCAACCGATTCCACCGATCCCGCCACCCTGTATCAAAAACACCACGAAGCTTCTGAACAGTGTAATTGTAGAATTCACATAATAAATATAGTACTCTTTGAATATCCTCAATTTTCTGATTCTAATGATACTAGTTTCGATATGCGAGGATAAGGTTTTGCTCAAAAAATCCACCTCATTATGCATATCAGGAGTAGTTCGTCCGTTTTCAAGCTGTAAATCTATATCTCGCAGAGTCCCCTTGCAGCTGGACAACACTGACTACGGATTCACAATACAAGATATTAACCATCCAATAGCCCTTTCCCAGATGATTCGAAAAATGCGCTCGGATTCTTCAATATCCCAATATTACGCGAACAATTGAAGGCGACACAAATCGCGTCGGCCGCGCGACATGGGGCTCGTTAATACTCTAGCCAATGTGGCTCTCGCTACTTGGCGATCCATACAAATTAGACTGGTTGGAAAGTAcctgcaacatcaacaagatACGGACATATTGAGCCAGGTAGCCGCGTTGGACGCGCTATTCGCGCTGACTTAACCAGACGTTGTTCACCTTTACTTTCACCTCGTTTGCgatttttgacatgatgtaAAGACTTTTTTGACTATGATCTCGCCTGAATCCTGCTTCGATGTCTCTGACAGCGGCTTCGGATCGGCACCCGAATTAACGCCCTGCCTGACGCTAAATTCTACTGAGTCGACCTTGACCCCTGTCTCTAGTCGGACAACCCCTGCCCCAGGCGATGAACACTACGAGCGTACGCTGTGGAGGCATTTCCCTGGCTGGACCTTCTCTGAGCGAGCCAGAGAGACGCGTTGCTGGGCCCTGGCAATTTGGATATGACATTCAAAAAGAggacgagcgcagatggaTTTGCCGAGCGTGCATTCGCAAGAATGCCCCAAATCCACGTCATTTTGAAGCTGATGGCATCCAGAACGCGTACAATCAATCATCTTTTCAACCACCACGGGATTCCCGCCCCGCCTGGAATGACGAAAGGAAGCGCTGAAAAAAAGCTGAATTCTAAGGCCAGAAGGGCTACGGGGCAGCGGACCCTGGTGGAATCCATGAAACTTGATCTAAAAGACCCACGTGAACAAGCCATTGCGAATGACTTCATCAAACGCTTCGACAAGGAACACTTCCGGAGGCTTCTGATCGACTGGATCGTGGCCAAGAACCACTCCTTTTCTATTTCTGAAGAGGCAGAACTCCAAGCCATCTTCGATTACTTGAACCCGTCAGTTTCGGCACGTAAAGCCAATATTACCCACACAACGGTTCGAGAAAAGATCGTCGCCGCATTCGAACAACACAAACAGACGGTGATAGATGTCTTATGCAAGGCGCCTGGCCTTATCCACATGTCCTTCGACGGCTGGCGGTCCGGAAATCGACATGCATTATATGGTATATGTTGCTTCTATAGGGACGAAAACAACAAGCCTTGTAAGATTACGCTAGGGCTTCCCGAAGTCAGCGCCAAGCACACAGGGCCAAATATCGCCGCCGAAATTCTCGACGTAATTGAATCGTACCAGATCCAACACAAGATTGGCTATTTCACGCTTGACAACGCGAAAAACAATGACACCGCTATGGAGATTATTGGTGCAGAGCTCGGCTTCGTAGGGTCCCGCAGGCGAGGGCACTGTTTTGGGCATATATTGAACATCTCCGCCAAAGCCATTCTATTTGGCCACAATGCTGATGCTTTTGAGCGGCGGGTATCAGGGGGAGAACCTCTTACTGAAGCAGAACACTTGATCTGGCGTAAGAAGGGGCCAGCAGGCAAATTACACAATCTTGTGGTAGCTATCCACAGGTCTGACTTGTTGACTGGGATGCTTCGCAGCATTCAACGAGAAGCTTTCGCCAAGTCGTCCGACCCCAAACTTAACGCCAGAAAGCCGTTGGACGTGATTTTGGACAACGAAACGAGATGGTTGTCACAATTATACATGATACGACGAGCTCTACTTCTTCGTGACTATATCGAGCGACTTATTGCCCACCATCGAATCGAATTCGAGCAACAACACAAGACTAAGAGGGGTGGCCTTAGGAAGTCACTCGCATTGCCCTTTATTTGCCAGCCAGAGAACCAGCTATCCGAAAAGGACTGGGAAGTGGTCGAGATATTTGCGCAGGTCCTTACTTACTACGAGGCCACGATCAAAATGCTCGAAGGCGACGGCCAGATCCGCAAGCGGAAGCGTGGGTGGACTGGGTCATATGGCAATATTTGGGACGTTATCCAAGGCTTTGAATcccttctcgagcagcttgaACGCTTCAAGGATATCGCGAAGGGCTTTCCTGATCCTGAACATTTCAGGGTCAACATCAATTTGGGCTGGCAGAAGTTGAATGAATACTACGGGATGTTGAGCGAGACGCCAATATACTACACTGGCCTTGCGCTCCACCCAGCGTACCGATGGAAATGGTTTGAGCGCAACTGGGCTGACCGTCCTGAGTGGATTGACGAGGCGAAAAGAATTGTTCACGATGTCTGGCGTTTTGAGTATCGGGAGGCCACGTTGCCTGGAGAGGAGCCAATAGCTGTTGAGCCGTCTCTGAAGCAGCGGAAGACTTCGGACAATCCGTTCCAAGAATATCTCAAACGAAACCGCTACACATCGCCAGAAGCAGGCCAGGATGGCCTCACGCCAGTCGAAGATGAATACCTCCATTGGATTACGTACTGCGAAAGTGGCGATGGCTCCATCAACGATCCTCTGGCTTActggcatgagaagcgctGCAAGTATCCAAACTTATCGCGAATGGCGCTTGACTATCTCACGATACAACCAATGTCTGCTGAGTGTGAGCGTCTTTTCTCCGCAGCAGGTCGGATGGTGAGCCCTCTGCGCCACCAACTTGAAGCCCAGATTATCGGGATGTGCCAGGTATTGCGGTCATGGCTGAGAGCGGGCATTATTAATGACTTAGATCCCTTCTTTATTTCGGTAAACGAAGAACAAGTCGATATGGAATTGGCTCAGATGTCTGGACAACAGCTAGAAGAATGGGCAACAAAGTGGCTTACTCAGATGGAAAGTGTCcaagaggagatggaagctaGTTGGAGATAAGTCCGACTCGGAAGTTGGAACAAGGAAGACGGGTGGCCGAGCCTCCGGGGATACCTTCGCTGGCGCTCTGCCAATCCACTCCCAATTCACCCAATCCACCCAATCCACAATAGCTTCCAGTGGATCCACTATGCTGAGATAGTCAGTGGATTATGATCTGTCCACTACACTCGAGCACCCAGTGGATTGAGTGGAGTTGCTTTCAACCCTGGAGGCAGCTGAGGTTTCGCTTGCATGTTTCTCAAAAACATGCCTCTGTcaacaaaagacaaaagaaaCCCCAGGTCGTTTTCAAAGAATATGTTAATTAGATTTTGCACGGTGTGGTCGTCGGTAACGGTAGTCCATGGCGAGTCAGGAAGCTGCTGCATTTGGCTGGGGCACTGAGCACCTAGATCCCGTGGTTCCACAGCGGTGTCATCCCCGGCCGCGGGTGAAGTTTCGCGGAGGAGGAGATCGCCAGCTTTAACGAGGCGGACCACATCCAAGGGATCAGGAGTTTCTCTTATGCGTCTTAGGATCTCCACTGCTTCGCTCCATGATCTCGCCTGTAAATACGTATAGAGTCCGCGAAGCTGTCCCTCAACTTCCCGTCTGGAAGAAGCACGGGTCTGATTCGCTTCAGCGTCGTATTCGCATGTAATATTTCTGGTGCTGCACCGATTGCAGGCGGGTCGGTCGCCGCTGCACTAGAAACATGAACTTTCAACATAATGTTAGTATTAATATAGTTTGAGGGATGGCTAACCTTTGTTTTCGCCCTTTGGCAAGCTGAGCATGCGACTGGAACACGACTCGTGCGTCCACCTTCTGGGGAGACAGGGCTGCTGGAATCTCTgccaggctgggctggcaaTATAGGTCGGAACCGCAAAGTCATGACTGTTTCCCAGCGCGCGAGATGTTCTAAAAGAAGAATCGCGAGCAGCGAAGAAGGATTCGCGAGAAAACGTCGTACACCCTACTTGTcatccttcttttcttctccctaCCTGACTGGTTAGGTGCTGCCAAAGCGGCGGGCTTGCTGAGGTTCCGCCTTTATTTTGCAATAGTCGGCCTCCGCTGTGGTATTAATATAGTCACAAAAATGAATAGAGATTAATTACGTATGATCACTTCATAAGATCTCTGGGGAGGGTTATGTGGTCTTCGCTTCTGACAATGTTGTTCTGTGGCATAGTTTACTGTATCATACTTGTAGAAATCATGCCTCGTCCAATGTTGTGGGGTGGCATGGAAGCCAAAGACCCTCCAATCTCTACTCCCCGAGATTGTGGCTCAAACTCAAACTCCATTGCTGTACAGGCATACTTACAGTGCAGAACATACTGTGCCCTTCTCGTCAGGTCATCCCAGTCGCTTTGAGCGTAGGTTGTATAAACATGCAGGTATTCTTAACACAGCCTGAAGAGAACGCTTCTCGCAAAGTTAACTCGACTAATCCAAAGACTCATCATACTTCTTGGTCCTCTTCATTCGGCTCTCGGCCGGTTCTTCCTCATTTCCCCTTTTAATCCACAAACCATTTCCCGAATGCTGAGTAGTCTCTAGAGAATCCTTAAGACTTTTTTTCTCCGGACTTGACTTGCTTCTCACTAGGTGGAAGCCCGAACCAACCATTGGCTTCCTTCAACGCGTCTTCAGCCGAGTTCTTATGATCCAAGACATAGGACATGATCTGTGCCGTGCTAAATTTGAGCTCTGGGATCTTCTTAGCAAAATCTGCCGCATGCCGCAAGCCTGCTCAGTTCCGAAACTTTCTCGTCGTCAACGGCGTTATGATGTTTTTCAGACCCGAACACGAAGCCGAACAAGTCTCTGGTCACGTATATACCGAACATGACTTCAGCCAGGCACTTGAGGCGGTTGCCAATGGGAAGTCTATCCGGAAGGCCTCGATGGAGTGGGGCATTCCTAGagccactctcttcaacCGCATGTATGGCCGGGAATGTAGAAAGGATGCATTTTCTTCCCTTCAGAGGCTTTCCCAGACGCAAGAAAATAAACTTACCGAATGGATTATAATCCAGGACGCTCTAGGCCTCCCTCCCACACACTCGCGATCAGACAGCTCGCGCAGCGGGTGGGAATATGCTTAAGGCCCTGCCTACCGGACTTGCACTGCATTTAGAAATGGTATCGAAAACATATTCTAGGTTGGGGATAGATATACACACCCAAGTAGTGCGTTTCCATTACAGTTACTTTCGCTAACCGAATCGGCAATGGGTGTAGAAGCTTTGAGGGCAAATCGACCTGAGCCAGAGCAGGATATGCTACTGGATGACGAAGCATGAGATTGAACTCGACACTCGATTGCGAAGGTGCACCTGCACTGTTTGTTACGCCAAGTTGATCCAGGATACTCCCGTCTCCTGCTGTCACATCTTGCTTCAACCGTTCCAGAAGAGTGGTAGTATCGGTCTCATTGGATGCCTTCAACTTGCGAACTACAGTCATTGATCTTTCATCTGAATCAGACTTCAGAAGGTCTAAAATCTCTAATAACGCATATTCATTTGGTCTTAAAGCCCCGTTCTGTCTCTTTAAGGCCTCCATGTATGTTTCTTTGGCGGATTTAGTAACGTAGGCGCATGCAGTCATCAGAACTATCTCTCGCTACTAGCTTACTACTCTATCTTACAGCAGATTTTCGGTTTCTGCAGAAATTGCAGGCGACGCTTACTCCGCTTCGCTTCCTCTTTTGCGTGCTGGATTCGGCTGTCATCTCTGCGTGTGGCTCGTCCAGTGACCTGATTGGCGCAGGGAGCAATGTTCTCTTTCTCCTCTGCATATTTGTTTGGCGTAAGGAAGATGAACGACTTAAACGGTGTTTGACGACGAACGATATGGAATCTTATAAGTTCCAACTGTTACAATGCTATGGCTCAAGTgtgtctttgttggtggCCTGATATAGCAATTGCGTCAGTCTTGGGGTTCGAAGGTAAATTGTGGGTCAGTGCCTTACTCCTTTGCGACTTAGTGAATGCTCGATCCCAAATCCACTTTGACAGTACAGGTAGGGTGATCATCACAGTTCATTGCATTGGTCAATTAAGAAAGAGCACGCAGGTGGCATTGGAAAAGACGCAGCCACCACGCCGCTACTAACCAATTCCTGCAAGACCTTTCCAAAGGCACCTGGTGCTACGGTGTTTCGGTGGTAGCTGCTCCACAAAAGAGCTGCTTTCGGGACGCGCCTTGGTGCCCATGTAACAGCCGTCGACTCCGTCTCAGCTGGCGAAACAAGGTTGCCTTTTCATCAGCATTCACGGTTTCACCGCGGCAATCTCcagtgtcaagttggcaCCTTTCACAAATTCTCAGGATGACGAGATTCTCACAGGCCTCTCCACATCCCACGAGATAGTAATTCATATTCCAAAACTCAACCTCAAGTCACATTGCCGTTTAATTGTCAGTAACCGCTGACAAGACAGTCAGCTTCCAGCGACTTGGGCAAAAAGTCGGACCACTCTCCGCGAAACTGGCTACTTCAAATACTGGAAGCTCAATCGATAATAGAAACCACCAGATTATGTATGAGCCGGCGGTCTCAACAAGTTAGGTGACATGGTTGTTAAAGTGGGCTGATCAGTGCATTCATCCCGGTCCAGCACCGAACTAGCTGGTCGGATCGGCCATTCAAAACCGGTCACCGGCGCCAATATGAGCTTGGTGTTGGGTCTAAACTACCGAGTAATTGTCGATGGCTCTAACAGGCTGCCAGTATGTCTGAGACTATTACAGGGGGTGTACAGACTACTTATTCATTGTGTTCAACGTATTGACATTCACGCCCAGTATGTTTATTGACGAATATCCTGCGATAAGCGTACATGAGGTGAGCATCATATAGCGTACCTAAGCTGGGAAGTCGCCCATGGAGACAGCGGATGTATGTCATGTTAATGATACCCTCGCTTGTCAGATTTCTGTAGAGACATTTAATGACGAGGATACAGATGATGTTTATTAATTTCTGGTGTTGGACGCTTTTATTCGTATGATTTTTGTATTGAGGTAGTTTAGTTGTCTGACTCGCTAGGCTTTCGTCGTCAGCAGTTTAGTCGTATTTGTAGCGGATTTGTTGTCCCAGCCCTTACCTCCTTTAAAACGGTTGGTATGTACTAAGGTGCCTGGTGGCTCCAATACACGGCACAAAGGCTTCGGTCTAGATCGTTCCGAAATGTGATATGCTCCCGCCTGATTGGTGCCGACCGCCTAGCGACGGCATCATAAAGATTCAGGTGCGCAGGGAACTGCCCACCATCAAGTCCCTATTTCAACGTCTACATCGCCGATTCTTTTTATTATGCCTACCATGACTTCGTATACACCAGTCCATAACTCTTGATCATCATCGTGTTGTATTGGGTGTATTTGGTATGCTAATGAAACGTTAAATGGCTTTCCGAACATTAAAACCCACCGTCTCCAGAAATCCCACCGCAGCTCGTGCTATTTCTTCTGCTGTACAAGCTTGCCATGATTGTCGAAGGTTGAAGATAAAGGTTGTCCAGGTCTCTATCATGTATTATTCTTACTTTTGCTAACACTTGTAGCGCAATCAGTGCGATGGTAGGTGGCCCAAGTGCTCAATATGCACAACCAGGAACCGAACCTGCGGATACCTTGGCCAAGAGGGTCAGAGTCGAGCGACCGCTATCAGGTCTCGGCTTGAGTCTTTGGAAGAGTTTGCGGCTTCTTTGAGAACGAGTAGTCCAGAGAAGCTCGGCATGATTTTAAAAGGCATACGAAATGACCGCTCGACCGGAGTTATTCATGGTCTTGCAAGTCGGGCAAATGCGCCTGACAGGCAGGATCAACACTACAATTTATTGATCCTAGCCAACAAATCAGTACCCGACTTCCGTCTGTTACTTCCGGAAGCTTCGCTTGTAATGCGAGCAATAGACTCATTTTTTtgctccagcagcaaatTATTCCACGTCTTTTCGGAAGATTATGTATTGCAATGCTATAGCACCATCTTTGATGAGCCGCAGGCGCCTTCCGAAAGCTTGAAGGCCAAGGTCTGTTGTCTTGCGGCAGTTGCTGCTGTAGGGGCACAATGCTCACGTGATGCGATTAGCAAGGAAGTCGAGCTAGGCTTGTGCAACCTTGCTAGACACTTCCTGGAGGCTGCCATGGAGCACAAACCATTTCATACTATCAAGGTGTGCGCTCTCTTGGCTCGATATAATATTATGAATAAGGAGATAGTTTCTCTCAGTTATGTTGGTAAGTAGCTTCAGTTCTTGATCCGGTACACTACGATGCTAATACGGACTCCACTTAAAGAGACTGGATTAAGTATGTGCCACATCTATGGCATAAACAGCAGAGCCTTGCGACCTGATTATATACCCAGTGTGGAGTGGTCTGATCTTCGGAAGACGTGGCGAACTTTGATATTCTTCTCGAGGTAAGCAAATAGCAAGCTTCTATGACATAAGTGGCCGTCTCTAACCACATACCCCGCGCAGTTGGCTCTCGTCGACGCTTGGGTGCATCTCTGGGAGTGCCTGGTCGGCTGAGAAAAGAGTCGTAAGCAATTACTGTTCCATTTGTTTTGACTTCATGGTACCTGACTGTGTCCAAGCTTGCGGACCTGAAGGTGGAAGATCCAACCAATATCTACGAAGGTGTGTTCCATCAAGGATCCAACAGCATCGTCTTTGATCTGATACGTAGCAGTTGTACAAACTGAAATGATGAGAATATGTCTTCTGAAAGCAGACATACTTCGTATGCATTTGATGTTCAAGGATCTCACAAGCACGGCCGTGCAAACCATCAGGAGGGAGTTGCAAGATTGGTACGAAGAGCTACCGGAAGCTATGCACCTTGGAGATGCTGCACTTGAGAGACTGCCAGGAGGGACTAAACACTCGATAATGCGTTTACATATGCTCTACCATGGGGCCATAATGCTTCTCTATCGCCGCGTATCAACTCTCTTCTGGAAGTCATACGCGATTGGGGGCCCCAGCAGCAACCTACATATGCACCCACGCGAGGCGTTCATTCAACAAAGCGCTGACGCTGTCCAAGCAGCCACCGCATCGGCCGGAATCGTGAGGCTGCTTCtcgatgaggatggagtCTCTGATCATTGCTGGCCTGTCTTGTACGTGCTTCAAACGTTTCACTCTGCAAGATCGAGAGACGCGCTTGTTTACTAACGAATAAAACAAAGTTTCCAAACTTACATTTCCGGCATGATTCTACTACACTCCGTGGTCCAGAAGCAGTTACACAACTTCGAGTTGTTGACATGGCAGAACGACCTAGAAAACGTCAAAGACTGTCTCTCTGTACTTGCGTTCTGTGGCTCCCAGGACCGTGTTGCCGCTCAATTCCATGAGCGGCTTGAGGCTCTTATCCAAGCAGCCGTCGCGTATGGGTTGGGCAGTACACCGAAACAGTCATCTGTGGATATTGATAACCAACAAAGCAATTCTCAGTCACAAGGTACTTGTACAGCGATGGAAGACAGAGAAATGAGACAACAGCAGCTACGGCCACCAGACCACGCATACCTTCTGGACATTCCTACTCAAGCCGACCCATCACATACGAGCCTCTCATTCTTCCTGCTCATGATGTTAAGTCAGCCCTTTGGTGGCCCTGGCACGGAAGAGCCTACAGGATTCAACTTGAAGGAATGGCTAACCGGTCTTTCAAGATATGAGTATTCCCACAAGTGGGTTGACTGGAGACTGGAAAGCAGGCATACTTTCCAGTGGGGTCTGCGCCAGCTGGCCACTTCATCTGTCCTTCCAATGGACATAGGAAAACGAAAAAGGCAGTAATGAAGAAGACACAGCACTCACTGACGTCGCTAATGTTCGCTTATCGAAGAGACTTCTACAAGCGAgacttgatgaattcattATTCAGTGGCA
This window contains:
- a CDS encoding restless-like transposase (similar to Metarhizium robertsii ARSEF 23 XP_007816583.1), which translates into the protein MTKGSAEKKLNSKARRATGQRTLVESMKLDLKDPREQAIANDFIKRFDKEHFRRLLIDWIVAKNHSFSISEEAELQAIFDYLNPSVSARKANITHTTVREKIVAAFEQHKQTVIDVLCKAPGLIHMSFDGWRSGNRHALYGICCFYRDENNKPCKITLGLPEVSAKHTGPNIAAEILDVIESYQIQHKIGYFTLDNAKNNDTAMEIIGAELGFVGSRRRGHCFGHILNISAKAILFGHNADAFERRVSGGEPLTEAEHLIWRKKGPAGKLHNLVVAIHRSDLLTGMLRSIQREAFAKSSDPKLNARKPLDVILDNETRWLSQLYMIRRALLLRDYIERLIAHHRIEFEQQHKTKRGGLRKSLALPFICQPENQLSEKDWEVVEIFAQVLTYYEATIKMLEGDGQIRKRKRGWTGSYGNIWDVIQGFESLLEQLERFKDIAKGFPDPEHFRVNINLGWQKLNEYYGMLSETPIYYTGLALHPAYRWKWFERNWADRPEWIDEAKRIVHDVWRFEYREATLPGEEPIAVEPSLKQRKTSDNPFQEYLKRNRYTSPEAGQDGLTPVEDEYLHWITYCESGDGSINDPLAYWHEKRCKYPNLSRMALDYLTIQPMSAECERLFSAAGRMVSPLRHQLEAQIIGMCQVLRSWLRAGIINDLDPFFISVNEEQVDMELAQMSGQQLEEWATKWLTQMESVQEEMEASWR